A stretch of the Aphis gossypii isolate Hap1 chromosome 2, ASM2018417v2, whole genome shotgun sequence genome encodes the following:
- the LOC126549742 gene encoding zinc finger SWIM domain-containing protein 3-like isoform X11 produces MQIGDTFNSYAEFEIALNDFKNSNFVDFCIKDCKTISSQKNRYPRLANTSEDLKYYYIKLMCIHGGVHKKKKICQDQRKTSTMRQGCEAFIYLIINGEGNALEISRMNNIHNHALSEVLFNHLPNQRKMNTQSKSEVLELMQLRANKKLIQHTMQIKTGKIITLKDLSNIYSTGKISDSSLYKIVQKLRHKHNCTVEISVDSEENLVGLFIQDSMMQNIFEAFPEVVFADATYKLNNLRIPLYVLMVEDGNGESEVAALGLMTNEEKDTLRWFFETFKKFNSSSENIKMFMTDKDMTERQVIKEIFPNVSLAICLFHVLRTFNREITCEKQNISPELRDQLKQIFEKMCYAQSEDDYNSLCQHLESKAPKSVFEYFLKNWHQIRHEWVTGLTFHNGNMLNNTNNRLESFNGKLKSVIPVFTNIDDFVDKLFILLKCLRLERDRNAVNMVQKLPLVKTRHPDLSKYFSLLTPYSFMLVEKQFEAKSKTLSFTTINGCQCKFYVAMTLPCCHIFDARQKTNTSLYDENLCATRWTRKYYYEKQRAFQIPTTMHVQNHSTCNTSEYDDNNSLTVITKKNKKLSSHQKFRETSKIGSKIADLLSTLSNENFEKKIGQLKYIYNAWNEGKNLSINVDDTCSVRVENHSDTEDFIEEIEVDDTCSVQVENHSYKQTCSDTIATVVGTEARLKSIKLPSKIKISGRPKGIKKTTIGLLKKKKGLPIPFRTQSAEKKQEILLKWIVTDENIVTKALYNNYIIDDVSILTQQDEIHNGILEEDVDINMVKHFFTNGIWKSLIKIIDIKRKKVVWLCPTCQKDISLKKSILCDSCLTWFHVKCDICIKPKPKKANWFCSQCCDKCV; encoded by the exons ATGCAAATAGGCGATACATTCAATAGCTATGCTGAGTTTGAAATagctttaaatgattttaaaaattcaaactttgTTGACTTTTGCATTAAAGACTGCAAGACTATATCGTCacaaaaaaataggtatcCTAGATTGGCAAATACATctgaagatttaaaatattactatattaaactGATGTGCATTCATGGAGGggtccataaaaaaaaaaagatttgccAAGACCAACGAAAGACCtc aaCTATGCGCCAAGGTTGTGAAGcctttatttatcttattattaacgGTGAAGGAAATGCGTTAGAAATTAGTCGAATGAACAACATCCATAACCACGCATTATCTGAAgtgttatttaatcatttacctAACCAACGAAAAATGAATACACAAAGTAAGTCAGAAGTACTTGAATTGATGCAATTAAgagcaaataaaaaattaattcaacataCCATGCAAATAAAaactggtaaaattataaCCCTCAAGGATCTTTCAAACATATATAGTACAg GAAAAATAAGTGACAGCAGTCTATacaaaattgttcaaaaactAAGACATAAGCATAACTGTACTGTTGAAATTTCAGTTGATAGTGAAGAAAATTTAGTTGGCTTGTTTATTCAGGATTCAATGATGCAAAACATATTTGAAGCTTTTCCAGAg GTTGTATTTGCTGATGCAACatacaaattgaataatttgagAATACCATTGTATGTCTTAATGGTTGAAGATGGAAATGGGGAAAGTGAAGTAGCGGCTTTAGGTTTAATGACAAATGAAGAGAAAGACACATTACGTTGGTTTTTcgagacatttaaaaaatttaatagtagcagtgaaaatataaaaatgtttatgaccGATAAAGATATGACCGAAAGACAAGTAATCAAAGAAATCTTTCCTAATGTTAGTTTAGCTATATGTCTTTTTCATGTGTTAAGGACATTTAATCGTGAAATTACTtgtgaaaaacaaaacatatcgCCTGAATTAAGAGACcaattgaaacaaatttttgaaaaaatgtgttatgctCAATCTGAGGATGACTATAACTCATTATGTCAACATTTGGAATCTAAAGCGCCCAAATCTGTGtttgaatactttttaaagaattgGCACCAAATTAGACATGAATGGGTTACTGGACTAACATTTCACAATGGAAATATGCTAAACAATACTAACAACCGATTAGAGTCCTTTAATGGAAAATTAAAGAGCGTGATACctgtttttacaaatattgatgACTTCGtggataaattgtttattttactgaaGTGCTTGAGGTTAGAACGTGATAGAAATGCTGTAAACATGGTGCAAAAATTACCATTGGTAAAAACTCGACATCCAGatctaagtaaatatttttcgctACTTACACCTTACTCTTTTATGCTTGTCGAAAAGCAATTTGAAGCCAAGTCAAAAACGCTATCTTTCACAACTATTAATGGGTGTCAGTGTAAATTCTATGTAGCCATGACATTACCTTGTTGTCACATTTTCGATGCtagacaaaaaacaaatacatcatTATACGATGAAAATTTATGCGCAACTCGTTGgactagaaaatattattatgagaaaCAACGAGCATTTCAAATTCCTACAACAATGCATGTTCAAAATCATTCTACGTGTAATACTTCTgaatatgatgataataatagtttgacagtcataactaaaaaaaataagaagttaTCATCACATCAAAAATTCCGAGAAACTTCTAAAATAGGAAGCAAAATAGCAGATCTTTTATCAACTTTATCTAAtgaaaactttgaaaaaaaaattggtcaacttaaatatatttataatgcttGGAACGAAGGAAAAAATTTATCGATTAACGTTGATGATACATGCAGTGTCCGAGTTGAAAATCATTCCGATACTGAAG ATTTTATTGAAGAGATAGAAGTTGATGATACATGCAGTGTTCAAGTTGAAAATCATTCATATAAGCAAACATGCTCAGACACTATAGCGACAGTTGTTGGTACtgaag cACGGTTGAAGTCCATTAAACTgccttcaaaaattaaaatatctggaCGCCCCAagggaattaaaaaaacaacaattggacttctgaaaaaaaagaaaggatTGCCTATACCTTTTAGAACGCAAAGTgctgaaaaaaaacaagaaatattattaaaatggatAGTTActgatgaaaatattgttaccaAAGCActctataataactatatcatTGATGACGTAAGCATATTGACTCAGCAAGATGAAATACACAATGGAATTTTAGAGGAAGATgttgatataaatatggtgaaacattttttcacaaaTGGCATCtggaaatcattaataaaaatcattgataTTAAGCGGAAGAAAGTCGTATGGTTATGTCCAACGTGCCAAAAAGATAttagtttgaaaaaatctattttatgtgATAGCTGTTTAACATGGTTCCATGTTAAGTgtgatatatgtattaaacctAAACCTAAAAAGGCCAATTGGTTTTGTTCTCAATGTTgtgataaatgtgtataa
- the LOC126549742 gene encoding uncharacterized protein LOC126549742 isoform X4, producing the protein MQIGDTFNSYAEFEIALNDFKNSNFVDFCIKDCKTISSQKNRYPRLANTSEDLKYYYIKLMCIHGGVHKKKKICQDQRKTSTMRQGCEAFIYLIINGEGNALEISRMNNIHNHALSEVLFNHLPNQRKMNTQSKSEVLELMQLRANKKLIQHTMQIKTGKIITLKDLSNIYSTGKISDSSLYKIVQKLRHKHNCTVEISVDSEENLVGLFIQDSMMQNIFEAFPEVVFADATYKLNNLRIPLYVLMVEDGNGESEVAALGLMTNEEKDTLRWFFETFKKFNSSSENIKMFMTDKDMTERQVIKEIFPNVSLAICLFHVLRTFNREITCEKQNISPELRDQLKQIFEKMCYAQSEDDYNSLCQHLESKAPKSVFEYFLKNWHQIRHEWVTGLTFHNGNMLNNTNNRLESFNGKLKSVIPVFTNIDDFVDKLFILLKCLRLERDRNAVNMVQKLPLVKTRHPDLSKYFSLLTPYSFMLVEKQFEAKSKTLSFTTINGCQCKFYVAMTLPCCHIFDARQKTNTSLYDENLCATRWTRKYYYEKQRAFQIPTTMHVQNHSTCNTSEYDDNNSLTVITKKNKKLSSHQKFRETSKIGSKIADLLSTLSNENFEKKIGQLKYIYNAWNEGKNLSINVDDTCSVRVENHSDTEDFIEEIEVDDTCSVQVENHSDTEGKLIVNSVFIYYILYVFGLDFIEEIEVDDTCSVQVENHSDTEGKLIVNSVFIYYILYVFGLDFIEEIEVDDTCSVQVENHSYKQTCSDTIATVVGTEARLKSIKLPSKIKISGRPKGIKKTTIGLLKKKKGLPIPFRTQSAEKKQEILLKWIVTDENIVTKALYNNYIIDDVSILTQQDEIHNGILEEDVDINMVKHFFTNGIWKSLIKIIDIKRKKVVWLCPTCQKDISLKKSILCDSCLTWFHVKCDICIKPKPKKANWFCSQCCDKCV; encoded by the exons ATGCAAATAGGCGATACATTCAATAGCTATGCTGAGTTTGAAATagctttaaatgattttaaaaattcaaactttgTTGACTTTTGCATTAAAGACTGCAAGACTATATCGTCacaaaaaaataggtatcCTAGATTGGCAAATACATctgaagatttaaaatattactatattaaactGATGTGCATTCATGGAGGggtccataaaaaaaaaaagatttgccAAGACCAACGAAAGACCtc aaCTATGCGCCAAGGTTGTGAAGcctttatttatcttattattaacgGTGAAGGAAATGCGTTAGAAATTAGTCGAATGAACAACATCCATAACCACGCATTATCTGAAgtgttatttaatcatttacctAACCAACGAAAAATGAATACACAAAGTAAGTCAGAAGTACTTGAATTGATGCAATTAAgagcaaataaaaaattaattcaacataCCATGCAAATAAAaactggtaaaattataaCCCTCAAGGATCTTTCAAACATATATAGTACAg GAAAAATAAGTGACAGCAGTCTATacaaaattgttcaaaaactAAGACATAAGCATAACTGTACTGTTGAAATTTCAGTTGATAGTGAAGAAAATTTAGTTGGCTTGTTTATTCAGGATTCAATGATGCAAAACATATTTGAAGCTTTTCCAGAg GTTGTATTTGCTGATGCAACatacaaattgaataatttgagAATACCATTGTATGTCTTAATGGTTGAAGATGGAAATGGGGAAAGTGAAGTAGCGGCTTTAGGTTTAATGACAAATGAAGAGAAAGACACATTACGTTGGTTTTTcgagacatttaaaaaatttaatagtagcagtgaaaatataaaaatgtttatgaccGATAAAGATATGACCGAAAGACAAGTAATCAAAGAAATCTTTCCTAATGTTAGTTTAGCTATATGTCTTTTTCATGTGTTAAGGACATTTAATCGTGAAATTACTtgtgaaaaacaaaacatatcgCCTGAATTAAGAGACcaattgaaacaaatttttgaaaaaatgtgttatgctCAATCTGAGGATGACTATAACTCATTATGTCAACATTTGGAATCTAAAGCGCCCAAATCTGTGtttgaatactttttaaagaattgGCACCAAATTAGACATGAATGGGTTACTGGACTAACATTTCACAATGGAAATATGCTAAACAATACTAACAACCGATTAGAGTCCTTTAATGGAAAATTAAAGAGCGTGATACctgtttttacaaatattgatgACTTCGtggataaattgtttattttactgaaGTGCTTGAGGTTAGAACGTGATAGAAATGCTGTAAACATGGTGCAAAAATTACCATTGGTAAAAACTCGACATCCAGatctaagtaaatatttttcgctACTTACACCTTACTCTTTTATGCTTGTCGAAAAGCAATTTGAAGCCAAGTCAAAAACGCTATCTTTCACAACTATTAATGGGTGTCAGTGTAAATTCTATGTAGCCATGACATTACCTTGTTGTCACATTTTCGATGCtagacaaaaaacaaatacatcatTATACGATGAAAATTTATGCGCAACTCGTTGgactagaaaatattattatgagaaaCAACGAGCATTTCAAATTCCTACAACAATGCATGTTCAAAATCATTCTACGTGTAATACTTCTgaatatgatgataataatagtttgacagtcataactaaaaaaaataagaagttaTCATCACATCAAAAATTCCGAGAAACTTCTAAAATAGGAAGCAAAATAGCAGATCTTTTATCAACTTTATCTAAtgaaaactttgaaaaaaaaattggtcaacttaaatatatttataatgcttGGAACGAAGGAAAAAATTTATCGATTAACGTTGATGATACATGCAGTGTCCGAGTTGAAAATCATTCCGATACTGAAG ATTTTATTGAAGAGATAGAAGTTGATGATACATGCAGCGTTCAAGTTGAAAATCATTCCGATACTGAAGGTAAGTTAATAGTCaatagtgtatttatatattacatattgtatgtatttggATTAGATTTTATTGAAGAGATAGAAGTTGATGATACATGCAGCGTTCAAGTTGAAAATCATTCCGATACTGAAGGTAAGTTAATAGTCaatagtgtatttatatattacatattgtatgtatttggATTAGATTTTATTGAAGAGATAGAAGTTGATGATACATGCAGTGTTCAAGTTGAAAATCATTCATATAAGCAAACATGCTCAGACACTATAGCGACAGTTGTTGGTACtgaag cACGGTTGAAGTCCATTAAACTgccttcaaaaattaaaatatctggaCGCCCCAagggaattaaaaaaacaacaattggacttctgaaaaaaaagaaaggatTGCCTATACCTTTTAGAACGCAAAGTgctgaaaaaaaacaagaaatattattaaaatggatAGTTActgatgaaaatattgttaccaAAGCActctataataactatatcatTGATGACGTAAGCATATTGACTCAGCAAGATGAAATACACAATGGAATTTTAGAGGAAGATgttgatataaatatggtgaaacattttttcacaaaTGGCATCtggaaatcattaataaaaatcattgataTTAAGCGGAAGAAAGTCGTATGGTTATGTCCAACGTGCCAAAAAGATAttagtttgaaaaaatctattttatgtgATAGCTGTTTAACATGGTTCCATGTTAAGTgtgatatatgtattaaacctAAACCTAAAAAGGCCAATTGGTTTTGTTCTCAATGTTgtgataaatgtgtataa
- the LOC126549742 gene encoding uncharacterized protein LOC126549742 isoform X7, with the protein MQIGDTFNSYAEFEIALNDFKNSNFVDFCIKDCKTISSQKNRYPRLANTSEDLKYYYIKLMCIHGGVHKKKKICQDQRKTSTMRQGCEAFIYLIINGEGNALEISRMNNIHNHALSEVLFNHLPNQRKMNTQSKSEVLELMQLRANKKLIQHTMQIKTGKIITLKDLSNIYSTGKISDSSLYKIVQKLRHKHNCTVEISVDSEENLVGLFIQDSMMQNIFEAFPEVVFADATYKLNNLRIPLYVLMVEDGNGESEVAALGLMTNEEKDTLRWFFETFKKFNSSSENIKMFMTDKDMTERQVIKEIFPNVSLAICLFHVLRTFNREITCEKQNISPELRDQLKQIFEKMCYAQSEDDYNSLCQHLESKAPKSVFEYFLKNWHQIRHEWVTGLTFHNGNMLNNTNNRLESFNGKLKSVIPVFTNIDDFVDKLFILLKCLRLERDRNAVNMVQKLPLVKTRHPDLSKYFSLLTPYSFMLVEKQFEAKSKTLSFTTINGCQCKFYVAMTLPCCHIFDARQKTNTSLYDENLCATRWTRKYYYEKQRAFQIPTTMHVQNHSTCNTSEYDDNNSLTVITKKNKKLSSHQKFRETSKIGSKIADLLSTLSNENFEKKIGQLKYIYNAWNEGKNLSINVDDTCSVRVENHSDTEGKLIVNSVFIYYILYVFGLDFIEEIEVDDTCSVQVENHSDTEDFIEEIEVDDTCSVQVENHSYKQTCSDTIATVVGTEARLKSIKLPSKIKISGRPKGIKKTTIGLLKKKKGLPIPFRTQSAEKKQEILLKWIVTDENIVTKALYNNYIIDDVSILTQQDEIHNGILEEDVDINMVKHFFTNGIWKSLIKIIDIKRKKVVWLCPTCQKDISLKKSILCDSCLTWFHVKCDICIKPKPKKANWFCSQCCDKCV; encoded by the exons ATGCAAATAGGCGATACATTCAATAGCTATGCTGAGTTTGAAATagctttaaatgattttaaaaattcaaactttgTTGACTTTTGCATTAAAGACTGCAAGACTATATCGTCacaaaaaaataggtatcCTAGATTGGCAAATACATctgaagatttaaaatattactatattaaactGATGTGCATTCATGGAGGggtccataaaaaaaaaaagatttgccAAGACCAACGAAAGACCtc aaCTATGCGCCAAGGTTGTGAAGcctttatttatcttattattaacgGTGAAGGAAATGCGTTAGAAATTAGTCGAATGAACAACATCCATAACCACGCATTATCTGAAgtgttatttaatcatttacctAACCAACGAAAAATGAATACACAAAGTAAGTCAGAAGTACTTGAATTGATGCAATTAAgagcaaataaaaaattaattcaacataCCATGCAAATAAAaactggtaaaattataaCCCTCAAGGATCTTTCAAACATATATAGTACAg GAAAAATAAGTGACAGCAGTCTATacaaaattgttcaaaaactAAGACATAAGCATAACTGTACTGTTGAAATTTCAGTTGATAGTGAAGAAAATTTAGTTGGCTTGTTTATTCAGGATTCAATGATGCAAAACATATTTGAAGCTTTTCCAGAg GTTGTATTTGCTGATGCAACatacaaattgaataatttgagAATACCATTGTATGTCTTAATGGTTGAAGATGGAAATGGGGAAAGTGAAGTAGCGGCTTTAGGTTTAATGACAAATGAAGAGAAAGACACATTACGTTGGTTTTTcgagacatttaaaaaatttaatagtagcagtgaaaatataaaaatgtttatgaccGATAAAGATATGACCGAAAGACAAGTAATCAAAGAAATCTTTCCTAATGTTAGTTTAGCTATATGTCTTTTTCATGTGTTAAGGACATTTAATCGTGAAATTACTtgtgaaaaacaaaacatatcgCCTGAATTAAGAGACcaattgaaacaaatttttgaaaaaatgtgttatgctCAATCTGAGGATGACTATAACTCATTATGTCAACATTTGGAATCTAAAGCGCCCAAATCTGTGtttgaatactttttaaagaattgGCACCAAATTAGACATGAATGGGTTACTGGACTAACATTTCACAATGGAAATATGCTAAACAATACTAACAACCGATTAGAGTCCTTTAATGGAAAATTAAAGAGCGTGATACctgtttttacaaatattgatgACTTCGtggataaattgtttattttactgaaGTGCTTGAGGTTAGAACGTGATAGAAATGCTGTAAACATGGTGCAAAAATTACCATTGGTAAAAACTCGACATCCAGatctaagtaaatatttttcgctACTTACACCTTACTCTTTTATGCTTGTCGAAAAGCAATTTGAAGCCAAGTCAAAAACGCTATCTTTCACAACTATTAATGGGTGTCAGTGTAAATTCTATGTAGCCATGACATTACCTTGTTGTCACATTTTCGATGCtagacaaaaaacaaatacatcatTATACGATGAAAATTTATGCGCAACTCGTTGgactagaaaatattattatgagaaaCAACGAGCATTTCAAATTCCTACAACAATGCATGTTCAAAATCATTCTACGTGTAATACTTCTgaatatgatgataataatagtttgacagtcataactaaaaaaaataagaagttaTCATCACATCAAAAATTCCGAGAAACTTCTAAAATAGGAAGCAAAATAGCAGATCTTTTATCAACTTTATCTAAtgaaaactttgaaaaaaaaattggtcaacttaaatatatttataatgcttGGAACGAAGGAAAAAATTTATCGATTAACGTTGATGATACATGCAGTGTCCGAGTTGAAAATCATTCCGATACTGAAGGTAAGTTAATAGTCaatagtgtatttatatattacatattgtatgtatttggATTAGATTTTATTGAAGAGATAGAAGTTGATGATACATGCAGCGTTCAAGTTGAAAATCATTCCGATACTGAAG ATTTTATTGAAGAGATAGAAGTTGATGATACATGCAGTGTTCAAGTTGAAAATCATTCATATAAGCAAACATGCTCAGACACTATAGCGACAGTTGTTGGTACtgaag cACGGTTGAAGTCCATTAAACTgccttcaaaaattaaaatatctggaCGCCCCAagggaattaaaaaaacaacaattggacttctgaaaaaaaagaaaggatTGCCTATACCTTTTAGAACGCAAAGTgctgaaaaaaaacaagaaatattattaaaatggatAGTTActgatgaaaatattgttaccaAAGCActctataataactatatcatTGATGACGTAAGCATATTGACTCAGCAAGATGAAATACACAATGGAATTTTAGAGGAAGATgttgatataaatatggtgaaacattttttcacaaaTGGCATCtggaaatcattaataaaaatcattgataTTAAGCGGAAGAAAGTCGTATGGTTATGTCCAACGTGCCAAAAAGATAttagtttgaaaaaatctattttatgtgATAGCTGTTTAACATGGTTCCATGTTAAGTgtgatatatgtattaaacctAAACCTAAAAAGGCCAATTGGTTTTGTTCTCAATGTTgtgataaatgtgtataa
- the LOC126549742 gene encoding uncharacterized protein LOC126549742 isoform X5 codes for MQIGDTFNSYAEFEIALNDFKNSNFVDFCIKDCKTISSQKNRYPRLANTSEDLKYYYIKLMCIHGGVHKKKKICQDQRKTSTMRQGCEAFIYLIINGEGNALEISRMNNIHNHALSEVLFNHLPNQRKMNTQSKSEVLELMQLRANKKLIQHTMQIKTGKIITLKDLSNIYSTGKISDSSLYKIVQKLRHKHNCTVEISVDSEENLVGLFIQDSMMQNIFEAFPEVVFADATYKLNNLRIPLYVLMVEDGNGESEVAALGLMTNEEKDTLRWFFETFKKFNSSSENIKMFMTDKDMTERQVIKEIFPNVSLAICLFHVLRTFNREITCEKQNISPELRDQLKQIFEKMCYAQSEDDYNSLCQHLESKAPKSVFEYFLKNWHQIRHEWVTGLTFHNGNMLNNTNNRLESFNGKLKSVIPVFTNIDDFVDKLFILLKCLRLERDRNAVNMVQKLPLVKTRHPDLSKYFSLLTPYSFMLVEKQFEAKSKTLSFTTINGCQCKFYVAMTLPCCHIFDARQKTNTSLYDENLCATRWTRKYYYEKQRAFQIPTTMHVQNHSTCNTSEYDDNNSLTVITKKNKKLSSHQKFRETSKIGSKIADLLSTLSNENFEKKIGQLKYIYNAWNEGKNLSINVDDTCSVRVENHSDTEGKLIVNSVFIYYILYVFGLDFIEEIEVDDTCSVQVENHSDTEDFIEEIEVDDTCSVQVENHSDTEDFIEEIEVDDTCSVQVENHSYKQTCSDTIATVVGTEARLKSIKLPSKIKISGRPKGIKKTTIGLLKKKKGLPIPFRTQSAEKKQEILLKWIVTDENIVTKALYNNYIIDDVSILTQQDEIHNGILEEDVDINMVKHFFTNGIWKSLIKIIDIKRKKVVWLCPTCQKDISLKKSILCDSCLTWFHVKCDICIKPKPKKANWFCSQCCDKCV; via the exons ATGCAAATAGGCGATACATTCAATAGCTATGCTGAGTTTGAAATagctttaaatgattttaaaaattcaaactttgTTGACTTTTGCATTAAAGACTGCAAGACTATATCGTCacaaaaaaataggtatcCTAGATTGGCAAATACATctgaagatttaaaatattactatattaaactGATGTGCATTCATGGAGGggtccataaaaaaaaaaagatttgccAAGACCAACGAAAGACCtc aaCTATGCGCCAAGGTTGTGAAGcctttatttatcttattattaacgGTGAAGGAAATGCGTTAGAAATTAGTCGAATGAACAACATCCATAACCACGCATTATCTGAAgtgttatttaatcatttacctAACCAACGAAAAATGAATACACAAAGTAAGTCAGAAGTACTTGAATTGATGCAATTAAgagcaaataaaaaattaattcaacataCCATGCAAATAAAaactggtaaaattataaCCCTCAAGGATCTTTCAAACATATATAGTACAg GAAAAATAAGTGACAGCAGTCTATacaaaattgttcaaaaactAAGACATAAGCATAACTGTACTGTTGAAATTTCAGTTGATAGTGAAGAAAATTTAGTTGGCTTGTTTATTCAGGATTCAATGATGCAAAACATATTTGAAGCTTTTCCAGAg GTTGTATTTGCTGATGCAACatacaaattgaataatttgagAATACCATTGTATGTCTTAATGGTTGAAGATGGAAATGGGGAAAGTGAAGTAGCGGCTTTAGGTTTAATGACAAATGAAGAGAAAGACACATTACGTTGGTTTTTcgagacatttaaaaaatttaatagtagcagtgaaaatataaaaatgtttatgaccGATAAAGATATGACCGAAAGACAAGTAATCAAAGAAATCTTTCCTAATGTTAGTTTAGCTATATGTCTTTTTCATGTGTTAAGGACATTTAATCGTGAAATTACTtgtgaaaaacaaaacatatcgCCTGAATTAAGAGACcaattgaaacaaatttttgaaaaaatgtgttatgctCAATCTGAGGATGACTATAACTCATTATGTCAACATTTGGAATCTAAAGCGCCCAAATCTGTGtttgaatactttttaaagaattgGCACCAAATTAGACATGAATGGGTTACTGGACTAACATTTCACAATGGAAATATGCTAAACAATACTAACAACCGATTAGAGTCCTTTAATGGAAAATTAAAGAGCGTGATACctgtttttacaaatattgatgACTTCGtggataaattgtttattttactgaaGTGCTTGAGGTTAGAACGTGATAGAAATGCTGTAAACATGGTGCAAAAATTACCATTGGTAAAAACTCGACATCCAGatctaagtaaatatttttcgctACTTACACCTTACTCTTTTATGCTTGTCGAAAAGCAATTTGAAGCCAAGTCAAAAACGCTATCTTTCACAACTATTAATGGGTGTCAGTGTAAATTCTATGTAGCCATGACATTACCTTGTTGTCACATTTTCGATGCtagacaaaaaacaaatacatcatTATACGATGAAAATTTATGCGCAACTCGTTGgactagaaaatattattatgagaaaCAACGAGCATTTCAAATTCCTACAACAATGCATGTTCAAAATCATTCTACGTGTAATACTTCTgaatatgatgataataatagtttgacagtcataactaaaaaaaataagaagttaTCATCACATCAAAAATTCCGAGAAACTTCTAAAATAGGAAGCAAAATAGCAGATCTTTTATCAACTTTATCTAAtgaaaactttgaaaaaaaaattggtcaacttaaatatatttataatgcttGGAACGAAGGAAAAAATTTATCGATTAACGTTGATGATACATGCAGTGTCCGAGTTGAAAATCATTCCGATACTGAAGGTAAGTTAATAGTCaatagtgtatttatatattacatattgtatgtatttggATTAGATTTTATTGAAGAGATAGAAGTTGATGATACATGCAGCGTTCAAGTTGAAAATCATTCCGATACTGAAG ATTTTATTGAAGAGATAGAAGTTGATGATACATGCAGCGTTCAAGTTGAAAATCATTCCGATACTGAAG ATTTTATTGAAGAGATAGAAGTTGATGATACATGCAGTGTTCAAGTTGAAAATCATTCATATAAGCAAACATGCTCAGACACTATAGCGACAGTTGTTGGTACtgaag cACGGTTGAAGTCCATTAAACTgccttcaaaaattaaaatatctggaCGCCCCAagggaattaaaaaaacaacaattggacttctgaaaaaaaagaaaggatTGCCTATACCTTTTAGAACGCAAAGTgctgaaaaaaaacaagaaatattattaaaatggatAGTTActgatgaaaatattgttaccaAAGCActctataataactatatcatTGATGACGTAAGCATATTGACTCAGCAAGATGAAATACACAATGGAATTTTAGAGGAAGATgttgatataaatatggtgaaacattttttcacaaaTGGCATCtggaaatcattaataaaaatcattgataTTAAGCGGAAGAAAGTCGTATGGTTATGTCCAACGTGCCAAAAAGATAttagtttgaaaaaatctattttatgtgATAGCTGTTTAACATGGTTCCATGTTAAGTgtgatatatgtattaaacctAAACCTAAAAAGGCCAATTGGTTTTGTTCTCAATGTTgtgataaatgtgtataa